Proteins from one Ananas comosus cultivar F153 linkage group 5, ASM154086v1, whole genome shotgun sequence genomic window:
- the LOC109710553 gene encoding nuclear poly(A) polymerase 4-like isoform X7, protein MSASDGIGSVPTNAPRQYGITKPISTAGPTEADLQRTKDLATFLAQAGLYESEEEAAKRVEVLGEIGKIVKEWVKKLTRQRGYTDQMVEDANAIIFTFGSYRLGVHGPGADIDTLCVGPSYVNREEDFFIILHEILAEKEDVTELQPVPDAHVPVMKFKFRGISIDLLYASVSLLVVPQDLDISQGSVLYNVDEATVRSLNGCRVADQILRLVPNVENFRTTLRCLKYWARRRGVYSNVTGFLGGVNWALLVARVCQLYPNAVPSMLVSRFFRVYTQWRWPNPVMLCAIEEDELGFPVWDPRKNPRDRTHHMPIITPAYPCMNSSYNVSTSTLRVMMEQFQKGNKICEDIELNKATWNALFEPYLFFEMYKNYLQVDIMAADDEDLRLWKGWVESRLRQLTLKIERDTLGMLQCHPYPYEYVDPSRPCSHCAFFMGLQRKEGVKVQEGQQFDIRGTVEEFKHDVNMYMFWKPGMELYVSHVRRRQIPSFVFPEGYKRPRPSKLATHQPDKNCFEDPVTEPEGGLKRKRSVDADDARPEKRLSISPSREKFSSPESGTGGFVEVASICLEGEHEGGMKRKSSADAEDARPAKRPPISPSRGNFSSPESGRGGLVEAPSVCSEGVPEGGLKRKGSANAYDARPEKRLFISPSGEKYPSPESGREGLVEVPSACLEGGLERKSSGDADDASHTRPEKRSPISPSGEKFPSPESGCQGSGCGGLVEVPSVCNVTVEAEVVIPLVSRENHINQMGLGPARCLTSGCADITEKTPHLENGGTLLGDLRSNEELLQEGRSQDVGVVVALPESECLKKNGAVKSGSADELEVLILVHAHLLKFTSAGP, encoded by the exons ATGAGTGCTTCTGATGGCATTGGGAGCGTGCCCACTAATGCTCCGAGACAGTATGGCATAACAAAGCCTATATCAACTGCCGGGCCGACGGAAGCCGACCTCCAAAGGACGAAGGACTTAGCGACG TTCTTGGCTCAAGCTGGGCTTTACGAAAGTGAGGAAGAGGCGGCAAAGAGAGTGGAGGTCCTGGGAGAGATTGGAAAG ATTGTTAAGGAATGGGTGAAGAAATTAACGCGCCAAAGAGGGTATACTGATCAAATGGTCGAGGACGCAAATGCCATCATTTTTACTTTTGGATCTTATCGTTTAGGG GTTCATGGACCTGGGGCTGATATTGATACTCTGTGTGTTGGACCTTCATATGTCAACAGAGAG GAGGACTTCTTCATCATTTTGCACGAAATTTTAGCAGAAAAGGAGGATGTGACAGAACTACAACCTGTGCCAGATGCTCATGTTCCTGTAATGAAATTCAAATTCCGTGGAATATCTATAGATCTCCTTTATGCCAGTGTCTCCCTCTTAGTCGTTCCACAA GACTTGGATATTTCACAGGGATCTGTTCTTTACAATGTTGATGAAGCAACTGTTCGAAGTCTTAATGGCTGCAGGGTGGCAGACCAAATTCTTCGACTTGTTCCTAATGTTGAG AACTTTCGCACCACCCTCAGGTGTTTGAAGTATTGGGCGAGAAGACGGGGTGTATACTCCAAT GTGACTGGATTTCTTGGGGGCGTTAATTGGGCACTGTTAGTTGCTCGTGTCTGCCAGCTTTACCCTAATGCGGTGCCAAGCATGCTAGTTTCGAGATTCTTCAGAGTTTATACACAATGGCGGTGGCCGAACCCCGTCATGTTGTGTGCGATTGAGGAGGATGAACTTGGTTTCCCCGTGTGGGACCCACGCAAGAATCCTCGTGATCGAACTCATCATATGCCGATTATCACACCAGCATATCCATGCATGAACTCAAGCTATAATGTTTCAACAAGCACACTCAGGGTTATGATGGAACAGTTTCAGAAGGGTAACAAAATATGCGAG GACATTGAGTTGAATAAGGCAACATGGAACGCTTTGTTTGAGCCTTACCTTTTCTTTGAGATGTACAAGAACTATCTACAGGTTGACATTATGGCTGCAGATGACGAAGATCTCCGGCTTTGGAAGGGATGGGTGGAATCCCGATTGAGACAGTTGACTCTGAAG ATTGAGCGAGATACTTTAGGGATGCTCCAATGTCATCCGTATCCCTATGAGTATGTAGACCCATCCAGGCCGTGCTCTCACTGCGCCTTCTTCATGGGCCTGCAAAGGAAAGAGGGGGTTAAAGTACAAGAAGGTCAACAGTTTGATATTCGTGGAACAGTGGAGGAGTTCAAGCATGACGTCAACATGTACATGTTCTGGAAGCCTGGGATGGAGTTATATGTCTCTCATGTTCGGCGGAGGCAGATTCCGTCCTTCGTATTCCCTGAAGGTTATAAGCGGCCCCGCCCATCAAAGCTGGCAACCCATCAGCCTGATAAAAACTGTTTCGAGGATCCAGTAACAGAGCCTGAGGGAGGactgaagagaaaaagaagtgtTGATGCCGATGATGCTAGACCTGAGAAAAGACTGTCCATTAGCCCCAGCAGAGAGAAATTTTCTTCACCTGAATCAGGAACGGGTGGTTTTGTCGAAGTAGCGAGTATTTGTTTAGAGGGAGAACATGAGGGAGGTATGAAGAGAAAAAGTAGTGCCGATGCTGAAGATGCTAGACCTGCGAAAAGGCCGCCCATTAGCCCAAGCAGGGGGAATTTTTCTTCACCTGAATCAGGAAGGGGAGGTTTGGTcgaagcaccaagtgtttgttCAGAGGGAGTTCCTGAGGGAGGACTAAAGAGGAAAGGTAGTGCCAATGCCTATGATGCCAGACCGGAGAAAAGGCTGTTCATTAGCCCAAGTGGGGAGAAATACCCTTCACCTGAATCAGGAAGGGAAGGTTTGGTCGAAGTACCAAGTGCTTGTTTAGAGGGTGGACTTGAGAGAAAGAGTAGTGGTGATGCTGATGATGCTAGTCATACTAGACCTGAGAAAAGGTCACCCATTAGCCCAAGCGGGGAGAAGTTTCCGTCACCTGAATCAGGATGTCAAGGTTCAGGATGTGGAGGTTTGGTCGAAGTACCAAGTGTTTGTAATGTCACTGTGGAGGCTGAAGTGGTTATTCCATTGGTCAGCAGAGAGAACCATATTAATCAAATGGGTCTGGGACCTGCCAGGTGTTTGACATCAGGATGTGCGGACATCACTGAGAAGACTCCCCATCTAGAAAATGGCGGTACTCTGCTTGGAGATCTGCGCAGCAATGAAGAATTACTGCAGGAGGGCAGAAGCCAGGATGTGGGTGTAGTGGTGGCCCTTCCGGAGAGCGAGTGCTTAAAGAAAAATGGAGCGGTGAAAAGTGGAAGTGCGGATGAGTTAGAGGTTTTGATTCTGGTGCATGCTCACCTTTTGAAATTTACTTCCG CCGGACCTTGA
- the LOC109710553 gene encoding nuclear poly(A) polymerase 4-like isoform X4 gives MSASDGIGSVPTNAPRQYGITKPISTAGPTEADLQRTKDLATFLAQAGLYESEEEAAKRVEVLGEIGKIVKEWVKKLTRQRGYTDQMVEDANAIIFTFGSYRLGVHGPGADIDTLCVGPSYVNREEDFFIILHEILAEKEDVTELQPVPDAHVPVMKFKFRGISIDLLYASVSLLVVPQDLDISQGSVLYNVDEATVRSLNGCRVADQILRLVPNVENFRTTLRCLKYWARRRGVYSNVTGFLGGVNWALLVARVCQLYPNAVPSMLVSRFFRVYTQWRWPNPVMLCAIEEDELGFPVWDPRKNPRDRTHHMPIITPAYPCMNSSYNVSTSTLRVMMEQFQKGNKICEDIELNKATWNALFEPYLFFEMYKNYLQVDIMAADDEDLRLWKGWVESRLRQLTLKIERDTLGMLQCHPYPYEYVDPSRPCSHCAFFMGLQRKEGVKVQEGQQFDIRGTVEEFKHDVNMYMFWKPGMELYVSHVRRRQIPSFVFPEGYKRPRPSKLATHQPDKNCFEDPVTEPEGGLKRKRSVDADDARPEKRLSISPSREKFSSPESGTGGFVEVASICLEGEHEGGMKRKSSADAEDARPAKRPPISPSRGNFSSPESGRGGLVEAPSVCSEGVPEGGLKRKGSANAYDARPEKRLFISPSGEKYPSPESGREGLVEVPSACLEGGLERKSSGDADDASHTRPEKRSPISPSGEKFPSPESGCQGSGCGGLVEVPSVCNVTVEAEVVIPLVSRENHINQMGLGPARCLTSGCADITEKTPHLENGGTLLGDLRSNEELLQEGRSQDVGVVVALPESECLKKNGAVKSGSADELEPDLETEVAVKARGGANSDASGKPTLRLSLTSIA, from the exons ATGAGTGCTTCTGATGGCATTGGGAGCGTGCCCACTAATGCTCCGAGACAGTATGGCATAACAAAGCCTATATCAACTGCCGGGCCGACGGAAGCCGACCTCCAAAGGACGAAGGACTTAGCGACG TTCTTGGCTCAAGCTGGGCTTTACGAAAGTGAGGAAGAGGCGGCAAAGAGAGTGGAGGTCCTGGGAGAGATTGGAAAG ATTGTTAAGGAATGGGTGAAGAAATTAACGCGCCAAAGAGGGTATACTGATCAAATGGTCGAGGACGCAAATGCCATCATTTTTACTTTTGGATCTTATCGTTTAGGG GTTCATGGACCTGGGGCTGATATTGATACTCTGTGTGTTGGACCTTCATATGTCAACAGAGAG GAGGACTTCTTCATCATTTTGCACGAAATTTTAGCAGAAAAGGAGGATGTGACAGAACTACAACCTGTGCCAGATGCTCATGTTCCTGTAATGAAATTCAAATTCCGTGGAATATCTATAGATCTCCTTTATGCCAGTGTCTCCCTCTTAGTCGTTCCACAA GACTTGGATATTTCACAGGGATCTGTTCTTTACAATGTTGATGAAGCAACTGTTCGAAGTCTTAATGGCTGCAGGGTGGCAGACCAAATTCTTCGACTTGTTCCTAATGTTGAG AACTTTCGCACCACCCTCAGGTGTTTGAAGTATTGGGCGAGAAGACGGGGTGTATACTCCAAT GTGACTGGATTTCTTGGGGGCGTTAATTGGGCACTGTTAGTTGCTCGTGTCTGCCAGCTTTACCCTAATGCGGTGCCAAGCATGCTAGTTTCGAGATTCTTCAGAGTTTATACACAATGGCGGTGGCCGAACCCCGTCATGTTGTGTGCGATTGAGGAGGATGAACTTGGTTTCCCCGTGTGGGACCCACGCAAGAATCCTCGTGATCGAACTCATCATATGCCGATTATCACACCAGCATATCCATGCATGAACTCAAGCTATAATGTTTCAACAAGCACACTCAGGGTTATGATGGAACAGTTTCAGAAGGGTAACAAAATATGCGAG GACATTGAGTTGAATAAGGCAACATGGAACGCTTTGTTTGAGCCTTACCTTTTCTTTGAGATGTACAAGAACTATCTACAGGTTGACATTATGGCTGCAGATGACGAAGATCTCCGGCTTTGGAAGGGATGGGTGGAATCCCGATTGAGACAGTTGACTCTGAAG ATTGAGCGAGATACTTTAGGGATGCTCCAATGTCATCCGTATCCCTATGAGTATGTAGACCCATCCAGGCCGTGCTCTCACTGCGCCTTCTTCATGGGCCTGCAAAGGAAAGAGGGGGTTAAAGTACAAGAAGGTCAACAGTTTGATATTCGTGGAACAGTGGAGGAGTTCAAGCATGACGTCAACATGTACATGTTCTGGAAGCCTGGGATGGAGTTATATGTCTCTCATGTTCGGCGGAGGCAGATTCCGTCCTTCGTATTCCCTGAAGGTTATAAGCGGCCCCGCCCATCAAAGCTGGCAACCCATCAGCCTGATAAAAACTGTTTCGAGGATCCAGTAACAGAGCCTGAGGGAGGactgaagagaaaaagaagtgtTGATGCCGATGATGCTAGACCTGAGAAAAGACTGTCCATTAGCCCCAGCAGAGAGAAATTTTCTTCACCTGAATCAGGAACGGGTGGTTTTGTCGAAGTAGCGAGTATTTGTTTAGAGGGAGAACATGAGGGAGGTATGAAGAGAAAAAGTAGTGCCGATGCTGAAGATGCTAGACCTGCGAAAAGGCCGCCCATTAGCCCAAGCAGGGGGAATTTTTCTTCACCTGAATCAGGAAGGGGAGGTTTGGTcgaagcaccaagtgtttgttCAGAGGGAGTTCCTGAGGGAGGACTAAAGAGGAAAGGTAGTGCCAATGCCTATGATGCCAGACCGGAGAAAAGGCTGTTCATTAGCCCAAGTGGGGAGAAATACCCTTCACCTGAATCAGGAAGGGAAGGTTTGGTCGAAGTACCAAGTGCTTGTTTAGAGGGTGGACTTGAGAGAAAGAGTAGTGGTGATGCTGATGATGCTAGTCATACTAGACCTGAGAAAAGGTCACCCATTAGCCCAAGCGGGGAGAAGTTTCCGTCACCTGAATCAGGATGTCAAGGTTCAGGATGTGGAGGTTTGGTCGAAGTACCAAGTGTTTGTAATGTCACTGTGGAGGCTGAAGTGGTTATTCCATTGGTCAGCAGAGAGAACCATATTAATCAAATGGGTCTGGGACCTGCCAGGTGTTTGACATCAGGATGTGCGGACATCACTGAGAAGACTCCCCATCTAGAAAATGGCGGTACTCTGCTTGGAGATCTGCGCAGCAATGAAGAATTACTGCAGGAGGGCAGAAGCCAGGATGTGGGTGTAGTGGTGGCCCTTCCGGAGAGCGAGTGCTTAAAGAAAAATGGAGCGGTGAAAAGTGGAAGTGCGGATGAGTTAGAG CCGGACCTTGAGACCGAGGTAGCCGTAAAAGCTCGTGGAGGTGCGAATTCTGATGCTTCCGGTAAACCAACACTAAG GTTGAGTTTGACGTCCATTGCGTGA
- the LOC109710553 gene encoding nuclear poly(A) polymerase 4-like isoform X6: MSASDGIGSVPTNAPRQYGITKPISTAGPTEADLQRTKDLATFLAQAGLYESEEEAAKRVEVLGEIGKIVKEWVKKLTRQRGYTDQMVEDANAIIFTFGSYRLGVHGPGADIDTLCVGPSYVNREEDFFIILHEILAEKEDVTELQPVPDAHVPVMKFKFRGISIDLLYASVSLLVVPQDLDISQGSVLYNVDEATVRSLNGCRVADQILRLVPNVENFRTTLRCLKYWARRRGVYSNVTGFLGGVNWALLVARVCQLYPNAVPSMLVSRFFRVYTQWRWPNPVMLCAIEEDELGFPVWDPRKNPRDRTHHMPIITPAYPCMNSSYNVSTSTLRVMMEQFQKGNKICEDIELNKATWNALFEPYLFFEMYKNYLQVDIMAADDEDLRLWKGWVESRLRQLTLKIERDTLGMLQCHPYPYEYVDPSRPCSHCAFFMGLQRKEGVKVQEGQQFDIRGTVEEFKHDVNMYMFWKPGMELYVSHVRRRQIPSFVFPEGYKRPRPSKLATHQPDKNCFEDPVTEPEGGLKRKRSVDADDARPEKRLSISPSREKFSSPESGTGGFVEVASICLEGEHEGGMKRKSSADAEDARPAKRPPISPSRGNFSSPESGRGGLVEAPSVCSEGVPEGGLKRKGSANAYDARPEKRLFISPSGEKYPSPESGREGLVEVPSACLEGGLERKSSGDADDASHTRPEKRSPISPSGEKFPSPESGCQGSGCGGLVEVPSVCNVTVEAEVVIPLVSRENHINQMGLGPARCLTSGCADITEKTPHLENGGTLLGDLRSNEELLQEGRSQDVGVVVALPESECLKKNGAVKSGSADELEPDLETEVAVKARGGANSDASG, translated from the exons ATGAGTGCTTCTGATGGCATTGGGAGCGTGCCCACTAATGCTCCGAGACAGTATGGCATAACAAAGCCTATATCAACTGCCGGGCCGACGGAAGCCGACCTCCAAAGGACGAAGGACTTAGCGACG TTCTTGGCTCAAGCTGGGCTTTACGAAAGTGAGGAAGAGGCGGCAAAGAGAGTGGAGGTCCTGGGAGAGATTGGAAAG ATTGTTAAGGAATGGGTGAAGAAATTAACGCGCCAAAGAGGGTATACTGATCAAATGGTCGAGGACGCAAATGCCATCATTTTTACTTTTGGATCTTATCGTTTAGGG GTTCATGGACCTGGGGCTGATATTGATACTCTGTGTGTTGGACCTTCATATGTCAACAGAGAG GAGGACTTCTTCATCATTTTGCACGAAATTTTAGCAGAAAAGGAGGATGTGACAGAACTACAACCTGTGCCAGATGCTCATGTTCCTGTAATGAAATTCAAATTCCGTGGAATATCTATAGATCTCCTTTATGCCAGTGTCTCCCTCTTAGTCGTTCCACAA GACTTGGATATTTCACAGGGATCTGTTCTTTACAATGTTGATGAAGCAACTGTTCGAAGTCTTAATGGCTGCAGGGTGGCAGACCAAATTCTTCGACTTGTTCCTAATGTTGAG AACTTTCGCACCACCCTCAGGTGTTTGAAGTATTGGGCGAGAAGACGGGGTGTATACTCCAAT GTGACTGGATTTCTTGGGGGCGTTAATTGGGCACTGTTAGTTGCTCGTGTCTGCCAGCTTTACCCTAATGCGGTGCCAAGCATGCTAGTTTCGAGATTCTTCAGAGTTTATACACAATGGCGGTGGCCGAACCCCGTCATGTTGTGTGCGATTGAGGAGGATGAACTTGGTTTCCCCGTGTGGGACCCACGCAAGAATCCTCGTGATCGAACTCATCATATGCCGATTATCACACCAGCATATCCATGCATGAACTCAAGCTATAATGTTTCAACAAGCACACTCAGGGTTATGATGGAACAGTTTCAGAAGGGTAACAAAATATGCGAG GACATTGAGTTGAATAAGGCAACATGGAACGCTTTGTTTGAGCCTTACCTTTTCTTTGAGATGTACAAGAACTATCTACAGGTTGACATTATGGCTGCAGATGACGAAGATCTCCGGCTTTGGAAGGGATGGGTGGAATCCCGATTGAGACAGTTGACTCTGAAG ATTGAGCGAGATACTTTAGGGATGCTCCAATGTCATCCGTATCCCTATGAGTATGTAGACCCATCCAGGCCGTGCTCTCACTGCGCCTTCTTCATGGGCCTGCAAAGGAAAGAGGGGGTTAAAGTACAAGAAGGTCAACAGTTTGATATTCGTGGAACAGTGGAGGAGTTCAAGCATGACGTCAACATGTACATGTTCTGGAAGCCTGGGATGGAGTTATATGTCTCTCATGTTCGGCGGAGGCAGATTCCGTCCTTCGTATTCCCTGAAGGTTATAAGCGGCCCCGCCCATCAAAGCTGGCAACCCATCAGCCTGATAAAAACTGTTTCGAGGATCCAGTAACAGAGCCTGAGGGAGGactgaagagaaaaagaagtgtTGATGCCGATGATGCTAGACCTGAGAAAAGACTGTCCATTAGCCCCAGCAGAGAGAAATTTTCTTCACCTGAATCAGGAACGGGTGGTTTTGTCGAAGTAGCGAGTATTTGTTTAGAGGGAGAACATGAGGGAGGTATGAAGAGAAAAAGTAGTGCCGATGCTGAAGATGCTAGACCTGCGAAAAGGCCGCCCATTAGCCCAAGCAGGGGGAATTTTTCTTCACCTGAATCAGGAAGGGGAGGTTTGGTcgaagcaccaagtgtttgttCAGAGGGAGTTCCTGAGGGAGGACTAAAGAGGAAAGGTAGTGCCAATGCCTATGATGCCAGACCGGAGAAAAGGCTGTTCATTAGCCCAAGTGGGGAGAAATACCCTTCACCTGAATCAGGAAGGGAAGGTTTGGTCGAAGTACCAAGTGCTTGTTTAGAGGGTGGACTTGAGAGAAAGAGTAGTGGTGATGCTGATGATGCTAGTCATACTAGACCTGAGAAAAGGTCACCCATTAGCCCAAGCGGGGAGAAGTTTCCGTCACCTGAATCAGGATGTCAAGGTTCAGGATGTGGAGGTTTGGTCGAAGTACCAAGTGTTTGTAATGTCACTGTGGAGGCTGAAGTGGTTATTCCATTGGTCAGCAGAGAGAACCATATTAATCAAATGGGTCTGGGACCTGCCAGGTGTTTGACATCAGGATGTGCGGACATCACTGAGAAGACTCCCCATCTAGAAAATGGCGGTACTCTGCTTGGAGATCTGCGCAGCAATGAAGAATTACTGCAGGAGGGCAGAAGCCAGGATGTGGGTGTAGTGGTGGCCCTTCCGGAGAGCGAGTGCTTAAAGAAAAATGGAGCGGTGAAAAGTGGAAGTGCGGATGAGTTAGAG CCGGACCTTGAGACCGAGGTAGCCGTAAAAGCTCGTGGAGGTGCGAATTCTGATGCTTCCG GTTGA
- the LOC109710553 gene encoding nuclear poly(A) polymerase 4-like isoform X8 yields MVEDANAIIFTFGSYRLGVHGPGADIDTLCVGPSYVNREEDFFIILHEILAEKEDVTELQPVPDAHVPVMKFKFRGISIDLLYASVSLLVVPQDLDISQGSVLYNVDEATVRSLNGCRVADQILRLVPNVENFRTTLRCLKYWARRRGVYSNVTGFLGGVNWALLVARVCQLYPNAVPSMLVSRFFRVYTQWRWPNPVMLCAIEEDELGFPVWDPRKNPRDRTHHMPIITPAYPCMNSSYNVSTSTLRVMMEQFQKGNKICEDIELNKATWNALFEPYLFFEMYKNYLQVDIMAADDEDLRLWKGWVESRLRQLTLKIERDTLGMLQCHPYPYEYVDPSRPCSHCAFFMGLQRKEGVKVQEGQQFDIRGTVEEFKHDVNMYMFWKPGMELYVSHVRRRQIPSFVFPEGYKRPRPSKLATHQPDKNCFEDPVTEPEGGLKRKRSVDADDARPEKRLSISPSREKFSSPESGTGGFVEVASICLEGEHEGGMKRKSSADAEDARPAKRPPISPSRGNFSSPESGRGGLVEAPSVCSEGVPEGGLKRKGSANAYDARPEKRLFISPSGEKYPSPESGREGLVEVPSACLEGGLERKSSGDADDASHTRPEKRSPISPSGEKFPSPESGCQGSGCGGLVEVPSVCNVTVEAEVVIPLVSRENHINQMGLGPARCLTSGCADITEKTPHLENGGTLLGDLRSNEELLQEGRSQDVGVVVALPESECLKKNGAVKSGSADELEVLILPDLETEVAVKARGGANSDASGKPTLRHDFLNSKIYAFGMLNLLCSVSFCIVFSFFITG; encoded by the exons ATGGTCGAGGACGCAAATGCCATCATTTTTACTTTTGGATCTTATCGTTTAGGG GTTCATGGACCTGGGGCTGATATTGATACTCTGTGTGTTGGACCTTCATATGTCAACAGAGAG GAGGACTTCTTCATCATTTTGCACGAAATTTTAGCAGAAAAGGAGGATGTGACAGAACTACAACCTGTGCCAGATGCTCATGTTCCTGTAATGAAATTCAAATTCCGTGGAATATCTATAGATCTCCTTTATGCCAGTGTCTCCCTCTTAGTCGTTCCACAA GACTTGGATATTTCACAGGGATCTGTTCTTTACAATGTTGATGAAGCAACTGTTCGAAGTCTTAATGGCTGCAGGGTGGCAGACCAAATTCTTCGACTTGTTCCTAATGTTGAG AACTTTCGCACCACCCTCAGGTGTTTGAAGTATTGGGCGAGAAGACGGGGTGTATACTCCAAT GTGACTGGATTTCTTGGGGGCGTTAATTGGGCACTGTTAGTTGCTCGTGTCTGCCAGCTTTACCCTAATGCGGTGCCAAGCATGCTAGTTTCGAGATTCTTCAGAGTTTATACACAATGGCGGTGGCCGAACCCCGTCATGTTGTGTGCGATTGAGGAGGATGAACTTGGTTTCCCCGTGTGGGACCCACGCAAGAATCCTCGTGATCGAACTCATCATATGCCGATTATCACACCAGCATATCCATGCATGAACTCAAGCTATAATGTTTCAACAAGCACACTCAGGGTTATGATGGAACAGTTTCAGAAGGGTAACAAAATATGCGAG GACATTGAGTTGAATAAGGCAACATGGAACGCTTTGTTTGAGCCTTACCTTTTCTTTGAGATGTACAAGAACTATCTACAGGTTGACATTATGGCTGCAGATGACGAAGATCTCCGGCTTTGGAAGGGATGGGTGGAATCCCGATTGAGACAGTTGACTCTGAAG ATTGAGCGAGATACTTTAGGGATGCTCCAATGTCATCCGTATCCCTATGAGTATGTAGACCCATCCAGGCCGTGCTCTCACTGCGCCTTCTTCATGGGCCTGCAAAGGAAAGAGGGGGTTAAAGTACAAGAAGGTCAACAGTTTGATATTCGTGGAACAGTGGAGGAGTTCAAGCATGACGTCAACATGTACATGTTCTGGAAGCCTGGGATGGAGTTATATGTCTCTCATGTTCGGCGGAGGCAGATTCCGTCCTTCGTATTCCCTGAAGGTTATAAGCGGCCCCGCCCATCAAAGCTGGCAACCCATCAGCCTGATAAAAACTGTTTCGAGGATCCAGTAACAGAGCCTGAGGGAGGactgaagagaaaaagaagtgtTGATGCCGATGATGCTAGACCTGAGAAAAGACTGTCCATTAGCCCCAGCAGAGAGAAATTTTCTTCACCTGAATCAGGAACGGGTGGTTTTGTCGAAGTAGCGAGTATTTGTTTAGAGGGAGAACATGAGGGAGGTATGAAGAGAAAAAGTAGTGCCGATGCTGAAGATGCTAGACCTGCGAAAAGGCCGCCCATTAGCCCAAGCAGGGGGAATTTTTCTTCACCTGAATCAGGAAGGGGAGGTTTGGTcgaagcaccaagtgtttgttCAGAGGGAGTTCCTGAGGGAGGACTAAAGAGGAAAGGTAGTGCCAATGCCTATGATGCCAGACCGGAGAAAAGGCTGTTCATTAGCCCAAGTGGGGAGAAATACCCTTCACCTGAATCAGGAAGGGAAGGTTTGGTCGAAGTACCAAGTGCTTGTTTAGAGGGTGGACTTGAGAGAAAGAGTAGTGGTGATGCTGATGATGCTAGTCATACTAGACCTGAGAAAAGGTCACCCATTAGCCCAAGCGGGGAGAAGTTTCCGTCACCTGAATCAGGATGTCAAGGTTCAGGATGTGGAGGTTTGGTCGAAGTACCAAGTGTTTGTAATGTCACTGTGGAGGCTGAAGTGGTTATTCCATTGGTCAGCAGAGAGAACCATATTAATCAAATGGGTCTGGGACCTGCCAGGTGTTTGACATCAGGATGTGCGGACATCACTGAGAAGACTCCCCATCTAGAAAATGGCGGTACTCTGCTTGGAGATCTGCGCAGCAATGAAGAATTACTGCAGGAGGGCAGAAGCCAGGATGTGGGTGTAGTGGTGGCCCTTCCGGAGAGCGAGTGCTTAAAGAAAAATGGAGCGGTGAAAAGTGGAAGTGCGGATGAGTTAGAGGTTTTGATTCTG CCGGACCTTGAGACCGAGGTAGCCGTAAAAGCTCGTGGAGGTGCGAATTCTGATGCTTCCGGTAAACCAACACTAAGGCACGACTTCTTGAACTCAAAAATTTATGCATTTGGCATGTTAAATCTTCTGTGTTCTGTTTCGTTTTgtattgtcttttctttttttattacagGTTGA